Proteins found in one Mucilaginibacter gracilis genomic segment:
- a CDS encoding sensor histidine kinase → MLKRRIRASKEKQTEIEQSLRRVQAQLNPHFTFNALSSIQGLINTNQINDANYYLHEFSALLRQTLNRSQYIFNTLDKEIEMMNTYIGLEQLRFSFLSDIQISKTLNLRDIEIPTLILQPLIENAIKHGVSVLGDKGQLQISYKEGQQPGALVIIIRDNGNSFDDGAAYGYGLKLTLERIAAINKLKREKAISLEFNKYAGTAISLIFNNWI, encoded by the coding sequence TTGCTAAAAAGAAGAATTAGGGCTTCAAAAGAAAAACAAACAGAAATAGAGCAGTCTTTAAGACGGGTACAGGCTCAATTAAATCCGCATTTTACCTTTAATGCTTTAAGCTCTATTCAAGGGCTTATCAACACCAATCAAATTAATGATGCTAATTACTACCTGCATGAGTTTAGTGCTTTACTGAGGCAAACCTTAAACCGTAGTCAGTATATCTTTAACACACTGGATAAAGAAATTGAAATGATGAATACTTACATTGGGCTGGAACAATTGAGATTTAGTTTTTTATCGGATATTCAAATATCAAAAACGCTTAACTTACGCGATATTGAAATACCCACGTTGATATTACAGCCACTGATTGAAAATGCAATTAAGCATGGCGTTTCTGTTTTAGGAGATAAAGGACAATTGCAGATATCTTATAAAGAGGGGCAGCAGCCCGGTGCCCTTGTTATTATTATAAGAGATAATGGAAATAGCTTTGATGATGGCGCAGCTTATGGATATGGCTTAAAGTTGACCTTGGAAAGAATTGCTGCTATCAACAAATTAAAAAGAGAAAAAGCTATTTCGCTGGAATTTAACAAATATGCAGGGACAGCAATATCTTTGATATTTAACAATTGGATATAG
- a CDS encoding IS630 family transposase (programmed frameshift) encodes MVRYTIKLTKEEVGELYSIINKGSHSSQTFRTAYILLNCDEGEYAEKITNEQISKVLKVGMRTIDRVKKKFIEEGFEGVLDRRPTSRVYETKSDGDVEAKLVALCCSEPPEGFAKWSLRLLADKMVELEYVESISHVTVRSVLKKNELKPWKVKGWVIPPEKSSEFVANMERVLDVYKKPYDEEFPVVCMDESPKQLIEEGQPSQAMKPGQEARVDYEYIRHGVVNIFMANEPLRGKRFVEITAFKTKKDWALFVKRIADEWYPTAKKITLVMDNFKTHSASAFYETFEPAEAKRLWDRFEFVYTPKHGSWLNMAEIELHVLNGQCLNRHISTMLKINEEVAAWQHNRNNKNSKINWQFENKDARIKLKRLYPSLHD; translated from the exons ATGGTACGTTATACGATAAAACTTACAAAAGAGGAGGTTGGAGAGTTATACTCGATAATCAACAAGGGCTCCCATAGTTCTCAAACATTCCGGACAGCCTATATACTATTGAATTGTGATGAAGGGGAATATGCGGAGAAAATAACAAATGAACAGATCAGCAAAGTCCTGAAAGTAGGGATGCGAACGATAGACCGGGTGAAGAAAAAGTTTATTGAAGAGGGTTTTGAAGGTGTTTTAGATCGTCGCCCCACCAGCCGTGTTTATGAAACAAAATCAGATGGCGATGTAGAAGCGAAGCTGGTTGCCTTGTGTTGCAGCGAGCCGCCTGAGGGGTTTGCTAAATGGTCATTAAGGCTACTCGCCGATAAAATGGTAGAGTTGGAATATGTAGAAAGTATTTCGCATGTAACAGTAAGAAGTGTGCTTA AAAAAAACGAACTTAAGCCTTGGAAAGTAAAGGGCTGGGTAATACCACCGGAAAAAAGCAGCGAATTTGTAGCCAATATGGAACGCGTATTGGATGTATACAAAAAACCTTATGATGAGGAATTTCCGGTTGTATGTATGGATGAGTCGCCAAAACAATTGATAGAAGAAGGGCAGCCCTCTCAAGCCATGAAGCCTGGCCAGGAGGCAAGAGTAGATTACGAGTACATAAGGCATGGGGTAGTCAATATATTTATGGCCAACGAGCCTTTGAGGGGCAAGCGCTTTGTAGAAATTACGGCGTTTAAAACCAAAAAGGACTGGGCTTTATTCGTAAAAAGAATAGCAGATGAATGGTACCCGACAGCGAAAAAAATAACTTTAGTAATGGACAATTTTAAAACCCATTCGGCCTCTGCATTTTACGAGACATTTGAACCAGCCGAAGCCAAAAGGCTATGGGATAGGTTTGAGTTTGTTTATACGCCCAAGCATGGAAGCTGGCTCAATATGGCCGAGATAGAATTGCATGTATTGAATGGGCAATGCCTAAACAGGCATATTTCAACAATGCTGAAGATCAATGAAGAGGTAGCGGCATGGCAACACAACAGAAATAATAAGAACAGCAAAATTAACTGGCAGTTCGAAAATAAAGATGCGCGAATAAAACTGAAAAGACTTTATCCGTCATTACACGATTAA
- a CDS encoding TlpA family protein disulfide reductase: MGFSYWYLYYSFKHDNKVKNSIPYDKYGSLLKKINTTFKGDVRDYVFYKFINLNLNAVINTYEEFKVAAKNTLPYLGNINSTLYQNELITLINKKEYELGKYKIGDAAQAFSLVDNKGIKHTLSDFKGKVVLIDFWASSCAPCREETPYLNKLYERYKSDSRVQIISIAVRDRKDAWQQALQHDKPKWLQLFDGDGKTSNYFTNAIPKFVVLDKAGLIINLDAPAPSNADKLETIIKTQIEKDK; this comes from the coding sequence ATGGGCTTTTCATATTGGTACCTTTATTACAGTTTCAAACACGATAACAAAGTAAAGAATAGTATTCCTTATGATAAATATGGCTCATTGTTAAAAAAAATCAATACGACCTTTAAAGGTGATGTTAGGGATTATGTTTTTTACAAGTTTATCAATCTTAATTTAAACGCGGTAATTAACACTTATGAAGAATTTAAGGTGGCTGCTAAAAACACTTTACCTTATTTAGGCAACATAAATAGCACGCTTTACCAAAACGAACTGATAACTCTCATAAATAAGAAAGAGTATGAGCTTGGTAAATACAAAATTGGAGATGCAGCACAAGCATTTTCGCTTGTTGATAATAAAGGAATTAAACATACGCTGTCAGATTTTAAAGGCAAGGTGGTTTTAATCGACTTTTGGGCTAGCTCATGTGCGCCATGTCGTGAAGAGACCCCTTACTTAAACAAACTGTATGAAAGATACAAATCTGATAGCCGTGTACAAATTATAAGTATTGCCGTACGCGATAGAAAGGATGCGTGGCAACAAGCATTGCAGCACGATAAACCGAAATGGTTGCAACTTTTTGATGGTGATGGTAAAACGAGCAATTACTTTACCAATGCCATACCTAAGTTTGTAGTGTTAGATAAAGCAGGATTAATAATTAATTTGGATGCCCCGGCACCAAGTAATGCCGACAAACTGGAAACCATTATTAAAACTCAAATTGAAAAGGATAAGTAG
- a CDS encoding LytR/AlgR family response regulator transcription factor: MLNCIIVDDEQFSVEAIRKYIDMLPKLNIVGIYTDPQTALEKVSLENNIDLLFMDIDMPLISGIELAKALRRKTQKLIFTTAHSKYAFEAYEAEGDAYLLKPFTFGKFSTTINRLFPAEIVPKPIESNQEPNYGDNFFLVKNKEEDLRIVKVMYKDVIAFESAHNYVKIYLVSNKILTAYLSIKDVVEILGVRDGFKQFHRAFIISTDNINYIEGNTIKMNNNLTFTVGDGFRENFNAFISNKLLKTLRKK, encoded by the coding sequence ATGTTAAACTGTATCATCGTTGATGACGAACAATTTTCGGTAGAAGCAATAAGGAAATACATTGATATGCTGCCTAAACTAAATATTGTAGGTATTTATACAGACCCTCAAACAGCATTGGAAAAAGTAAGTTTGGAAAATAACATCGACCTGTTATTTATGGATATTGATATGCCTTTGATTTCAGGAATTGAATTGGCAAAAGCCTTAAGACGTAAGACGCAGAAATTAATTTTCACGACAGCACATTCTAAATACGCATTCGAGGCATATGAAGCAGAAGGGGATGCGTACTTATTAAAACCATTCACTTTTGGCAAGTTTTCAACAACAATTAATCGTTTGTTTCCAGCGGAAATTGTGCCAAAGCCTATAGAGTCAAATCAGGAGCCTAACTACGGTGATAACTTTTTCTTGGTTAAGAATAAAGAGGAAGACTTACGTATTGTCAAGGTGATGTATAAGGATGTTATCGCTTTTGAGAGTGCGCATAACTACGTTAAGATATATTTAGTAAGTAATAAAATTTTAACCGCTTATCTAAGTATTAAAGACGTTGTTGAAATATTGGGAGTTCGTGATGGGTTTAAGCAATTTCACCGGGCCTTTATTATTTCAACCGACAACATCAATTATATCGAAGGAAACACAATCAAAATGAACAATAATTTGACCTTCACCGTGGGTGACGGTTTCCGGGAAAATTTTAATGCTTTTATTTCTAATAAACTTCTTAAAACATTAAGGAAAAAGTAG
- a CDS encoding LytR/AlgR family response regulator transcription factor: MKIYECIIIDDEPFAIEWLKNYISLIPNLQLIKAYIDPLEALIEIASGGMVDLIILDIEMPQITGIELSKEIRKKAKRLVFSTAYKQYGYEAYEVDAEAYLLKPYTFSKFAGTIAKILPSLDDTIYSSRPNDDFFFVKNKDEQLKIVKIRYADVVAVESKLNYVLIHTTTKQVLTYMSLSEISKIFSQLANFVQFQRSYIISKTHIDSIDGNTIKMVNGLKITVGEYYRKNFMVFLTEKLIKPGRK; this comes from the coding sequence ATGAAAATCTATGAATGTATAATCATCGATGATGAACCTTTCGCTATCGAATGGTTAAAAAATTATATCAGCTTAATACCCAATTTACAACTCATCAAAGCTTACATCGATCCATTAGAGGCTTTGATAGAAATAGCTTCCGGCGGAATGGTGGATTTAATTATATTGGATATCGAAATGCCCCAGATAACTGGTATTGAACTATCTAAAGAAATTCGAAAAAAAGCAAAACGTTTGGTATTTTCAACAGCCTATAAACAATATGGCTATGAGGCTTATGAAGTAGATGCCGAAGCTTACCTTTTAAAGCCTTATACCTTTTCAAAATTTGCCGGAACCATAGCAAAAATACTTCCTTCGCTTGATGATACAATTTATTCATCAAGGCCAAACGATGATTTTTTCTTTGTTAAGAACAAGGACGAACAACTAAAAATTGTCAAGATCAGATACGCTGATGTAGTTGCAGTGGAAAGCAAGTTAAACTATGTTCTCATACATACAACAACAAAACAAGTTCTTACTTACATGTCACTATCAGAAATTTCTAAAATCTTTAGCCAACTGGCTAATTTTGTCCAATTTCAACGTAGCTATATTATAAGTAAGACACATATTGATTCGATTGACGGAAATACCATAAAAATGGTTAATGGTCTCAAAATAACAGTCGGCGAGTATTATCGTAAAAATTTTATGGTATTTTTAACCGAGAAACTCATAAAGCCGGGGCGTAAATGA
- a CDS encoding TlpA disulfide reductase family protein, with protein MVKSTNLKEFLTGIFLALGIYSCGNLNIEKNAVIKGDVQTPKNGKIYLLDISKKDVIKDSANVVNGKFIFTIKSKSSFMPFEAALSTWRDTRGVKGLWPIGLFNPYRKNYIESTFFVDRGITSINKVENQDYYEIRGSKQNEPFYRKLQFGDLNKNQNAAERNEVIAADLKLIKKYPYSFYLLNLIYLNRELFTINELNLLTAAFNDEARTWTPYDKLKSWMAYQERGNSMLPNIVLKNENGGQSYIFDDNVKFNMLVFWASWCGPCRKEIPVLKEIYQKYHNNGLSITNISIDNNENSWKEAVAIEKMPWKQLIANDSTKGIFNLHYNISSIPVIVLVGKNGELIQRFEGSLRKEEYYKTLSILDKE; from the coding sequence ATGGTAAAATCAACGAATTTAAAAGAGTTTCTTACCGGGATATTTTTAGCGTTAGGAATTTATAGTTGCGGTAATCTCAACATTGAAAAGAATGCGGTTATAAAAGGGGACGTTCAAACTCCAAAAAACGGTAAAATATATTTATTAGATATTTCCAAGAAAGATGTAATAAAGGACTCTGCAAACGTCGTTAACGGCAAGTTCATTTTTACGATAAAATCAAAATCTTCCTTTATGCCGTTTGAAGCTGCATTGAGCACGTGGAGAGACACCAGAGGGGTGAAAGGCTTATGGCCGATAGGACTGTTTAATCCTTATCGAAAAAATTACATCGAAAGCACATTTTTCGTTGACCGTGGCATCACTTCCATTAATAAAGTTGAAAATCAGGATTATTATGAAATCAGGGGTAGCAAACAAAATGAACCATTTTACAGAAAGTTGCAATTCGGAGATCTAAATAAAAACCAAAATGCAGCGGAACGAAACGAAGTAATTGCTGCTGACTTAAAATTAATAAAGAAATATCCCTATTCTTTTTATCTGCTGAACTTAATCTATCTAAACCGCGAACTTTTTACAATTAATGAATTAAACCTTCTTACGGCGGCGTTTAACGACGAGGCAAGAACTTGGACACCATACGATAAGTTAAAGAGTTGGATGGCATACCAAGAAAGGGGAAATAGCATGTTGCCTAATATAGTTCTTAAAAATGAAAACGGTGGGCAAAGCTATATTTTTGATGATAATGTGAAATTCAATATGTTGGTATTTTGGGCTAGTTGGTGTGGTCCTTGTCGCAAAGAAATCCCTGTACTAAAAGAGATTTACCAAAAATACCATAATAATGGGCTGTCTATAACAAATATTTCTATTGATAACAATGAGAATAGTTGGAAAGAAGCTGTGGCTATTGAGAAGATGCCCTGGAAACAATTAATAGCGAATGATTCAACAAAAGGCATTTTCAATCTTCACTATAACATTTCTTCAATCCCCGTAATTGTGCTGGTTGGTAAAAACGGAGAATTAATCCAACGTTTCGAAGGTTCGTTAAGAAAAGAAGAATATTATAAAACGCTTTCTATTTTGGATAAAGAATGA
- a CDS encoding family 43 glycosylhydrolase, which produces MKLKKITLILSIATFCFFSSKSSCQQNHSKNFEGYLFAYFEGSGDVNLQEQLRFAVSSDAVNWVALNNNKPIIPSKEISETGGIRDPHILRGADDKSYYITATDMYTYKNGWDSNPGIIMMHSDDLINWHHSVIDLAKLYPQKFGNVKWVWAPQTIYDTKAKKYLVYFTIRFKNDPKLDFYAAYANKDFSGFTEEPKLMFSAKYGAIDGDIIHKDGLYHFFFKGNNKDSTGKEIQNGIKQATSKSLQGPWKEDDIYLDAYSKKHTVVEGSSVFKLNNSDDYILMYDLYANLRYEFQRSKDLVNFTQEPEKFTKNFNPRHGSVISITRKEARLLQSQWGGVPEQLLQPASANDLYHFKAEGNPVIKHEYTADPAALVKNDTLWLFTGHDAAGGQSNYKMNDWLAYSTTDLKNWTEYPAPLKVSDFKWAKSGDAYAGQVIEKNGKYYWYISTNWSGIGVAVADRPEGPYHDALGKPLLTNKDCFASTHSWACIDPTVIIDTDGQAWLFWGNGQCYSAKLKPNMIEIEGPVKQINIDGADYTEAPWIHINNGKYYLSYASGFPEKISYSMSDHINGPYQYKGIINEIAGNSNTNHQAIVQFKGEWYFIYHNGALQPNGGSFSRSVCIDRLLYNADGTIKRIKMTSEGVN; this is translated from the coding sequence ATGAAATTAAAAAAGATAACCTTAATCTTATCAATTGCTACGTTTTGCTTCTTTTCAAGTAAGAGTTCTTGTCAGCAAAACCACTCCAAAAACTTTGAAGGCTATCTGTTTGCCTACTTTGAAGGTTCGGGCGACGTAAACCTGCAGGAGCAGCTGCGGTTCGCGGTAAGCTCCGATGCTGTAAACTGGGTAGCGCTTAACAATAACAAACCAATTATCCCATCCAAAGAAATATCGGAAACCGGCGGGATACGCGATCCGCATATTTTACGTGGTGCAGACGATAAATCATATTACATAACGGCTACAGACATGTATACCTACAAAAATGGCTGGGATAGTAATCCGGGTATTATCATGATGCATTCTGATGATTTAATTAATTGGCACCATTCGGTAATTGACCTTGCAAAGCTATACCCTCAAAAATTCGGTAACGTTAAATGGGTTTGGGCACCACAAACTATTTATGACACCAAGGCTAAAAAATATCTGGTGTATTTTACTATACGGTTTAAAAATGATCCTAAACTTGATTTTTATGCAGCTTATGCCAATAAAGATTTCAGCGGTTTTACTGAAGAGCCCAAGTTGATGTTTAGCGCTAAATACGGCGCTATAGATGGCGACATTATCCATAAGGATGGGCTTTATCATTTCTTTTTCAAAGGCAATAATAAAGACAGTACCGGCAAAGAAATTCAAAACGGAATAAAACAGGCAACTAGTAAATCATTACAAGGGCCATGGAAAGAGGACGACATTTATCTGGATGCTTACTCGAAAAAGCATACTGTTGTTGAGGGATCGAGCGTATTCAAGTTAAATAATTCGGACGATTATATCCTGATGTATGACCTTTATGCTAATCTGCGATACGAATTTCAAAGAAGTAAAGACCTTGTAAACTTTACCCAGGAACCAGAAAAATTTACCAAAAATTTTAATCCGCGCCATGGCAGCGTTATCAGCATTACCCGGAAAGAGGCGCGTTTATTACAATCCCAATGGGGCGGTGTGCCCGAACAATTGCTGCAGCCAGCATCTGCCAACGACCTTTACCATTTTAAGGCCGAAGGCAATCCGGTTATTAAACACGAGTACACCGCAGACCCTGCAGCTTTAGTTAAAAACGATACGCTTTGGTTATTTACCGGGCACGATGCCGCAGGGGGGCAAAGCAACTACAAAATGAATGATTGGTTAGCTTATTCAACCACTGACCTTAAAAACTGGACCGAATACCCTGCGCCGTTAAAGGTTAGCGATTTTAAATGGGCAAAAAGCGGCGATGCTTATGCCGGGCAGGTCATTGAAAAAAACGGCAAATATTATTGGTATATCAGCACTAACTGGTCGGGTATTGGCGTGGCAGTTGCCGACAGGCCCGAAGGGCCTTACCATGATGCACTTGGCAAGCCACTGCTTACCAATAAAGATTGCTTCGCATCAACACATTCCTGGGCTTGTATAGATCCTACTGTTATAATCGACACAGATGGGCAAGCATGGTTATTTTGGGGCAACGGACAATGTTACAGTGCCAAATTAAAACCGAACATGATTGAAATTGAAGGCCCTGTTAAACAAATCAACATCGACGGGGCTGATTATACTGAAGCACCGTGGATACACATTAATAACGGTAAATATTATCTTTCCTATGCTTCGGGGTTTCCGGAAAAGATTTCTTATTCGATGAGCGATCACATCAATGGCCCCTATCAATACAAGGGTATAATTAATGAAATTGCAGGAAACAGCAATACCAATCATCAGGCCATAGTTCAATTTAAAGGCGAATGGTATTTTATTTATCATAATGGTGCGCTACAGCCAAATGGCGGTAGTTTTAGTCGCTCTGTCTGCATCGACCGTTTATTGTATAATGCCGATGGTACTATAAAAAGAATAAAAATGACTTCGGAAGGCGTAAACTAA
- a CDS encoding glycoside hydrolase family 31 protein — MLKKLIYASFFGIAALPALTKGQTHTSTFSGVKISAEKMEVNVQFYSPAIVRVTKSPINHNFKKQSLSVIKVPEKVKIISGNLNNELYFKSSKIIVFIDRNTGRVRFSELNGKKLLTEKDRGTNFSSVQDNGHETYDVKQSFTLDTAEALYGLGQLQNGKLSQRNQKVLLKQENTRVSIPFIQSSKGYGVFWDNYSPTTFEDTPQETSFDSQRGDCSDYYFMYGGNVDGVVAKMRELTGQAPMKPLWAYGFIQSRERYKTQFELMDVVKKYRALNIPLDGIVQDWQYWGPDSNWNAMAFDKKTYPRPQAMIDSVHQQNAHLFIVSWPGFGPKTQQYAEFKEKNMLIDFDTWPPKGGAKPYDVYNPKARSIYWNYLNKGIFSLGPDAWWLDSTEPDHINIKESDWYQQTYLGTYLNWLNAFPLEHTSGVYNNQRLTSDRKRVVLLTRSAFAGQQRNGSDTWSGDLGSNWGNLKRQIPAVLNFGMTGLPYWNVDIGGFFAGAFVKDGGAKNPEFQKLYVRWMQFSTFTSMMRSHGTDIPREIYQFGNKGDWAFDVQEKYINLRYKLLPYIYSVGWNVTHNSGSFIRPLLADYPNDRKVRNLSSEFLLGKSLLISPVTDKDVQDQQVYLPAGYWYDFWTGEKIAGNKMIDKKTPIDVIPFFVKAGTIIPWGPSVQYALEKKWDKLDIRIYPGADGDFTLYEDENDNYNYEKQKYSEITFHWNDKAKTLTIDSRRGGFEGMLTNRKFNVDISPVGAENAAKGKIVSYTGTKTTVKL; from the coding sequence ATGTTAAAAAAACTAATCTATGCCTCATTCTTTGGTATTGCAGCTTTGCCGGCTTTAACCAAAGGACAGACTCACACAAGTACGTTTTCTGGAGTCAAGATCTCTGCTGAAAAAATGGAGGTTAATGTACAATTTTATAGCCCGGCTATCGTCCGTGTAACTAAATCGCCCATTAATCATAATTTTAAAAAGCAGTCCTTATCCGTTATTAAAGTCCCTGAGAAAGTTAAAATTATATCCGGCAATCTTAATAATGAACTTTACTTTAAAAGTAGTAAAATCATAGTTTTTATTGACCGTAATACCGGCCGTGTACGCTTCAGTGAACTCAACGGAAAAAAATTGCTGACAGAAAAGGATCGCGGTACCAATTTTTCATCAGTACAGGATAATGGGCACGAGACGTATGATGTCAAACAATCATTCACCCTGGATACGGCTGAAGCTTTATATGGATTAGGGCAGTTACAAAATGGCAAATTAAGCCAGAGAAACCAAAAAGTCCTTTTAAAGCAGGAAAATACACGCGTTAGCATCCCATTTATTCAATCTTCTAAAGGTTATGGCGTTTTTTGGGATAACTATTCTCCGACAACTTTTGAAGACACACCCCAGGAAACTTCGTTTGATTCGCAACGGGGAGATTGCTCTGACTACTATTTTATGTATGGCGGCAACGTAGACGGGGTGGTTGCCAAAATGCGTGAACTAACGGGGCAGGCGCCAATGAAGCCGCTATGGGCTTACGGTTTTATACAGTCTCGTGAGCGGTATAAAACACAGTTTGAGTTAATGGATGTTGTAAAAAAGTACCGCGCATTAAATATCCCTTTAGATGGAATTGTGCAGGATTGGCAGTACTGGGGGCCCGACAGCAATTGGAATGCAATGGCTTTCGATAAAAAAACTTACCCGCGCCCACAAGCGATGATAGATAGTGTGCATCAGCAAAATGCCCATTTATTTATAGTTTCCTGGCCCGGATTTGGGCCCAAAACTCAGCAATATGCAGAGTTTAAGGAAAAGAATATGCTGATCGATTTTGACACTTGGCCGCCCAAAGGTGGTGCCAAGCCCTATGATGTTTACAATCCCAAAGCGAGAAGCATTTATTGGAATTATCTGAATAAAGGAATATTTTCTTTAGGTCCGGATGCGTGGTGGCTGGATTCAACAGAGCCCGACCATATTAATATTAAGGAAAGTGACTGGTATCAGCAAACTTATCTCGGCACATATTTGAATTGGCTAAATGCCTTTCCGCTCGAACATACGAGCGGCGTATACAACAACCAACGCCTTACCAGCGATCGTAAAAGGGTGGTATTGCTGACACGTTCGGCTTTTGCTGGGCAACAACGCAATGGGTCTGATACCTGGAGTGGTGATTTAGGGTCGAACTGGGGGAATTTAAAGCGGCAGATACCCGCGGTACTTAATTTTGGGATGACAGGTTTACCTTACTGGAACGTTGATATCGGAGGTTTCTTTGCAGGCGCATTTGTGAAAGACGGCGGGGCAAAGAATCCTGAATTCCAAAAACTTTATGTGCGTTGGATGCAGTTCAGCACATTCACCTCTATGATGCGCTCACACGGAACGGATATACCCAGGGAAATTTATCAGTTTGGTAACAAGGGCGATTGGGCTTTTGATGTTCAGGAAAAATACATTAACCTGAGGTATAAACTGCTGCCATACATCTATTCGGTAGGTTGGAATGTAACGCATAATTCCGGGTCATTTATACGTCCGCTGCTTGCTGATTACCCTAATGACCGAAAAGTTAGAAACTTGTCTTCCGAGTTTTTACTGGGCAAATCTTTATTGATTTCGCCTGTAACTGATAAAGATGTACAAGACCAGCAAGTTTATCTTCCTGCCGGTTACTGGTATGATTTCTGGACTGGTGAGAAGATTGCAGGTAATAAAATGATCGATAAAAAAACGCCTATCGATGTTATTCCATTCTTTGTAAAAGCAGGTACCATTATCCCATGGGGCCCATCTGTACAATACGCATTGGAAAAGAAATGGGATAAACTTGATATCAGGATTTATCCGGGTGCTGACGGAGACTTTACCTTGTATGAAGACGAGAACGATAACTATAACTACGAGAAGCAAAAATACAGCGAAATAACTTTTCATTGGAATGATAAAGCAAAGACGCTTACAATTGATTCGCGCAGAGGAGGTTTTGAAGGAATGCTTACTAACCGGAAATTCAATGTGGATATTTCTCCGGTTGGTGCAGAGAATGCTGCAAAAGGAAAAATAGTGTCATACACCGGTACAAAAACAACAGTGAAGCTTTAA